A segment of the Alistipes communis genome:
CGCTTTTGCGCTCGGCTTGCACACTTTGCGGAGGGCAAGCCTCCGCTTAGACAGGCGGCGCCTCGGCAAAATCGCAAGCTTCGCTTGCTTTTGCGCTCGGCTTGCACAACTTTGCGGGATTGCATCCCGCTTAGACAGGCGGCGCCTCGGCAAAATGCAAACTTCGTTTGCTTTTGCGCTCGGCTTGCACTATCTTTGGCATCAAATTCAATCCGAACGCAAATGAAAACGCTCACGTTTATTTCGCTTATGACAACATCCGTCGCATGTTTGGGTTCGTGCACGAACCCTGCGGCCTCCGACGCGCAGCAGCCGTGGATCGTCGACCGGTTCGACGACATCAAGGTCATCCGCTACGAAGTGCCCGGATTCGAACGGCTCCCGCTCGAACAGAAAGAGTTGATCTACTACCTGGCCGAAGCGGCCAAGTGCGGACGCGACATCCTCTTCGACCAGAACTGCGCGGCCAACCTGCCGATCAGGCGCACGCTCGAAACGCTCTACCTTAATTATAAAGGAGACCGCACGTCCGACGAGTGGAAAGCGCTCGAAAAATACCTCAAAAAAGTGTGGTTCGCCAACGGCATCCACCACCACTATTCCAACGACAAGTTCCGCCCCGAGTTTTCGGAATCCTTCTTCCGCGAGGCGGCCGCATCGGTAGGCATGGATCGCTTTCCGGCGGATTTCGATTTTCTCTGCAAGGTCATCTTCGACCCTGCGATCTACCCCACGCGGCTCAATCAGGCAGCCGGCGCCGACATGCTCTGGACGTCGGCCAGCAACTATTACAGCAACGTGCGCCAGCACGAGGCCGAACAGTTCTACGCCGCGATGGCCGCAGCCGATGCGGGCGACCCCTGCCCCGTCTCCTACGGTCTGAACTCGCAGTTGGTCAAGGAGGAGAAGACGGGACGTCTCTACGAGCGCATGTGGAAGGTCGGAGGCATGTACTCGCCCGCGATCGAACGCATCGTCTACTGGCTCGAAAAGGCACGCGACGTAGCGGCCGAGCCGCAGAAGCAGACCCTCGCCGCCCTGATCGACTACTACCGCACGGGCGACCTGAAACAGTTCGACCGCTACAACATCCTCTGGCTGCAAGACACGGTGTCGAACGTCGACTTCGTCAACGGATTCATCGAGACCTACGGCGATCCGCTGGGGTACAAGGCTTCGTGGGAGGCCAACGTCAACTTCGTCGACTCGGCGGCCTGCCGCCGCACGCGGATCATCTCCGAGAACGCCCAGTGGTTCGAAGACCACTCGCCTGTCGACCCCGCCTACAAGAAAAAGGTCGTCAAAGGCGTCTCGGCCAAGGTCATCACCGTGGCGATGCTCGGCGGCGACTGCTACCCCGCCACGCCGATCGGAATCAACCTTCCGAACGCCGACTGGATCCGCAAGGAGCACGGCTCGAAATCGGTGACGATCGACAACATCACCTACGCCTACGACCGCGCGGCGCACGGCAACGGCTTCGAGGAGGAGTTCATGTTGCGCCCCGAAGACCGCGAGCGCATCGACAAATACGGCAAGATCGGCGACGATCTCCACACCGACCTGCACGAATGTCTCGGACACGGTTCGGGCCAGCTGGCACCGGGCGTGAAGGGTGACGAGCTGAAAAGCTACGGATCGACGCTCGAAGAGACGCGCGCCGACCTCTTCGGCCTCTACTACCTGGGCGACCCGAAGCTCGTCGAGCTGGGGCTCGTCCCCTCGTTCGACGTGGCCAAGGCGCAATACGCCTCCTACATCCTCAACGGCATGATGACGCAGCTCGCCCGCATCGAACCGGGCAAGAACGTCGAGGAGTCGCACATGCGCAACCGCAAGCTGATCGCCGAATGGTGCTACGAGCAGGGCAAGGCCGACAACGTGATCGAGTGGCGCACCGAGCAGGGAAAGACCTACGTCGTGGTCAACGACTTCGAGAAACTGCGCGAGCTGTTCGGACAGATGCTGCGCGAGATCCAACGCATCAAGTCCGAAGGCGACTACGAGGCGGGCAAAGCGCTGGTCGAACAGTATGCCGTCAAAGTCGACCCGAAACTGCACCGCGAGGTGCTCGATCGCTACGAAGCGCTCCATATCGAGCCTTACGGGGGATTCGTCAATCCCGAATACGAACTGGTGGAACGCGACGGCCGGATCGTCGACGTGAAGATCGCCTACCCCGCCAACTACGTGGAGCAGATGCTCGGATACTCCCGCGACTACTCGTTCCTGCCCGACCGGAACTGATGCCGGACAAGACGGTGCAAACGGGCGGAGCCTTTCAAAGAAGGTTCCGCCCGTTTCGCGTTCCGGCACTTCCGCAGCTTCCCCGCAGCGCGGCCGGACTTCCCGACGTCGGCCGTCGCCGGCACCGCTGACAAGGAAGCATTGCACGCGAAACAAGAAAATACGGTACCGCATTCCGACCGGATTTCGAAACGGTTCGTCCGCCGGCACAACCTCCGGCATCGCCGCACGATAGCCCTGCGAACCGCCGCCCGCGCGCCTCCGGCCGCTAAATCTCCGGCGACGGCCCGCCCGCCGGCTTCCGACGAACGCCGCAGCACGGAAACGTAACATTCAGAACGGAACGGTATTTGAACGGAGAAGGGACGATAGCAACTCTTAAAAATTTTCAGGACTATGACCACAAAAAATCTACTCACGTCATTGCTCGTACTGCTGGCCGTCGCTGTCGTTTCGTGCCAGAAAGAGCCATCCACCTCCGGGCTTCACGAGGACTATCTGGTCTACACGGACTACGACCAACAGGCCGACTTCTCCGACGTGGAGACCTTCTATCTCCCCGACAGTATTCTGGTGATCGGCAACGCCGACAAGACCGAATACTGGAAAGACGCCGATGCGCAGGAGATCATCGGAACCGTCGCCGACCTGATGGAATCCCGCAACTTCGTCCGCACGGACGACAAGGAAACCGCGCAGACGGGTCTGCAAATCAGCTACGTCGAGCGTGTGACCTATTTCGTCGGGTACGACTACCCCTACTGGTGGTGGTACTACCCCTACTACTGGGCTCCCGGCTACTGGGGCGACTGGCTCGGCTGGCACTACCCCTACCAGGTCTATTACGGTTACACGGCCGGTTCGATGCTCATCGAGATGGTCGATCTGACGGCCGACCGGCAGAGCAACCGCAAACTGCCAGTCATCTGGGACAGCTTCATCGGCGGCCTGCTCACCTCGTCGCATAAGGTCAACATGCAGCGTACGCTGGACGCCGTGAACCAAGCCTTCATGCAATCGCCCTATCTGGAAACCAATTCCGTAAACCGTTAATCATTCATCGCTATGAAAACACTTTCCATATTCAGTCGTAAAGCGTTGTTGCTCGCCGTCGCAGCGGTTACCTTCGCCCTGCCGGGACGGGCGCAGCTCATCCAGAACACCTACCTCAACGTCGACTGGCAAGTGACCGTTCCGCTGGGGAGCGCCTTCGCCGACAAGGCATCGGGCTGGGGTATGAACTTCGAAGGCGGTTACTTCGTAACGCCCGAAATCACCGTCGGCGCCTTCATCTCCTACCAGACCAACATCGAGTCGATCGGCCGTCAAACCCTGCAACTGGGCAGCGGCGCCGCCATGACGACCGCACAGAAACACACCCTGTTCGAGCTGCCGTTCGGCGTCGTGGGACGATACAATTTCCTCAAAGGGAGCGTATTCCAGCCCTACGCCGGTCTGCGTATCGGCGCCGACTATGCCGAAATGTCCTCCTATTACTACACGATCCAGCAATATCAGGACACGTGGGGCGTCTATCTCTCGCCCGAAATCGGCGTGAGCATCTTCCCCTCGCCTGCGCAGCGGTTCGGCTTCCACGTAGCGCTCTTTTACAGCTACGCCAGCAACAACGACGATCTGCTGATCTATACGATGAACAACATCAACCGCTTCGGCGTGCGCGTCGGTATCTCGTTCTGACCGCTCCGGCTGAAAAGAAACGGCTGCCTCTCAAAAACAGAGGCAGCCGTTTTCATTGGCAGCGGACGGGCTATTTCCGACGGTTCTTCTTCGCCTTATCGGCCTTGACCGACCGGTTGCCCTCGATGGCGCGATCCTGCAAGGCATGGATTTCGGCGCGCGAGCGGGGCAGATCGACGAACTCCGACGGGTAGTCGGTCTCGATCAGATCGGGTTCCGACACCAGGTCGCGCAGGTAGCAGACCCTCCGGTCGCGCGGATTCTTCACCTTGTCGGACGAACCGGTAATGGAGGTCATCGTCGAGACGCCGCGCTCATGCAGCAGATCGTAGACCTCCTGCAACCGGGGATCGACCGACAGCCGGATATAGGCCATGATGTAGTCCCACGGAATCGGGCAGGCGTCGTAGGCGTCGAACATCTCGCGCGAGCTGATCTCGCAGCAGAACATCACGTTGCGGATGCCGGCGTTCCAATAGTACATCGCTTCGTCCAGCGAACGGACACTGAGCATGATGTTGTGGTACATCGACCAGTCGCCGCCGGGGCGCAGCTGACGGATGTAGTAGTCGAGGCTCGCCTTGCGCACCTCGTCGCTCACGCCCTTGGTGTTGATGTACTTGTTGTCGAAGTTGAACACCACCTTGTCCTTGCCCCATTCCAACATGTCTTTCAGACGGGGAATGCGATAAGGCGTCAGTTTGCCGTCGCGATCGACCAGCCGGAATCCCTGCAACTCCTCGTAGGTGTAGTCGGCCACGCGCCCCTTGCCGTTGGTCGTGCGGTCGATCGTCAGGTCGTGCATGAGCACCATCACGCTGTCCTTCGTGAAGCTGAAATCGATCTCGAAAAAGGTCGGCATCATCGACAAGGTTTTCTCGCACGACTCGATGCAGTTTTCGGGATAGCCGGGCATCATGCCGCCGCGATGGCCGCTGACGATAATGTCCCGCTCGGGGTCGTAGCGGAAATAGGCTTTGAGGTCTTCAAGACTATTGATCTGAACGGTGTGAAGCCGTTTCTCCGACGCGGGACGCTCCTCCGCGACGGAGGTAAATGAGATTGCAGTCGCAAGCGTCAGCGCGGTCACTGCGATGAAAGGTCTCTTCATAGGATTGCAGCCGACTTAACGGATTCGTTTTTCGACCTCGGCCGTAGCGGCGGCGATCTCCTCGATGACGGGATCGGTCGCGGGGATCGACGTGATCTCCGACACGGCCTGACGCAGCCCCTTGGCGGCGATCAGCTCCTGCATCTTGACGCTCTGCGGATCTTCGGGATTGTTGTAATGCAGTGCGGCGCCGATACCCAGCAGCAGTTTGTCGCACGGCAGGCCGTACTCGCGGGCGGTCATCATCGGCTTGACCAGCCGGTCGGTCGACGAGAGCTTGCGCAGCGGCTCGCGCCCCACGCGCGTCACGTCGTCTTTCAGATAGGGATTCTTGAACCGGCCGATGATCTTGTCGATATACTTGAAATGCGCGTCGCGGTCGAAACCGAACTTTTCGACCAGCGCCTGTCCGCTCTGCTGCATCGCCTCCTTGACGATGGCGAAGATCGC
Coding sequences within it:
- a CDS encoding glycerophosphodiester phosphodiesterase family protein, with protein sequence MKRPFIAVTALTLATAISFTSVAEERPASEKRLHTVQINSLEDLKAYFRYDPERDIIVSGHRGGMMPGYPENCIESCEKTLSMMPTFFEIDFSFTKDSVMVLMHDLTIDRTTNGKGRVADYTYEELQGFRLVDRDGKLTPYRIPRLKDMLEWGKDKVVFNFDNKYINTKGVSDEVRKASLDYYIRQLRPGGDWSMYHNIMLSVRSLDEAMYYWNAGIRNVMFCCEISSREMFDAYDACPIPWDYIMAYIRLSVDPRLQEVYDLLHERGVSTMTSITGSSDKVKNPRDRRVCYLRDLVSEPDLIETDYPSEFVDLPRSRAEIHALQDRAIEGNRSVKADKAKKNRRK
- a CDS encoding outer membrane beta-barrel protein, encoding MKTLSIFSRKALLLAVAAVTFALPGRAQLIQNTYLNVDWQVTVPLGSAFADKASGWGMNFEGGYFVTPEITVGAFISYQTNIESIGRQTLQLGSGAAMTTAQKHTLFELPFGVVGRYNFLKGSVFQPYAGLRIGADYAEMSSYYYTIQQYQDTWGVYLSPEIGVSIFPSPAQRFGFHVALFYSYASNNDDLLIYTMNNINRFGVRVGISF
- a CDS encoding DUF4136 domain-containing protein, coding for MTTKNLLTSLLVLLAVAVVSCQKEPSTSGLHEDYLVYTDYDQQADFSDVETFYLPDSILVIGNADKTEYWKDADAQEIIGTVADLMESRNFVRTDDKETAQTGLQISYVERVTYFVGYDYPYWWWYYPYYWAPGYWGDWLGWHYPYQVYYGYTAGSMLIEMVDLTADRQSNRKLPVIWDSFIGGLLTSSHKVNMQRTLDAVNQAFMQSPYLETNSVNR
- a CDS encoding dipeptidyl-peptidase 3 family protein — protein: MKTLTFISLMTTSVACLGSCTNPAASDAQQPWIVDRFDDIKVIRYEVPGFERLPLEQKELIYYLAEAAKCGRDILFDQNCAANLPIRRTLETLYLNYKGDRTSDEWKALEKYLKKVWFANGIHHHYSNDKFRPEFSESFFREAAASVGMDRFPADFDFLCKVIFDPAIYPTRLNQAAGADMLWTSASNYYSNVRQHEAEQFYAAMAAADAGDPCPVSYGLNSQLVKEEKTGRLYERMWKVGGMYSPAIERIVYWLEKARDVAAEPQKQTLAALIDYYRTGDLKQFDRYNILWLQDTVSNVDFVNGFIETYGDPLGYKASWEANVNFVDSAACRRTRIISENAQWFEDHSPVDPAYKKKVVKGVSAKVITVAMLGGDCYPATPIGINLPNADWIRKEHGSKSVTIDNITYAYDRAAHGNGFEEEFMLRPEDRERIDKYGKIGDDLHTDLHECLGHGSGQLAPGVKGDELKSYGSTLEETRADLFGLYYLGDPKLVELGLVPSFDVAKAQYASYILNGMMTQLARIEPGKNVEESHMRNRKLIAEWCYEQGKADNVIEWRTEQGKTYVVVNDFEKLRELFGQMLREIQRIKSEGDYEAGKALVEQYAVKVDPKLHREVLDRYEALHIEPYGGFVNPEYELVERDGRIVDVKIAYPANYVEQMLGYSRDYSFLPDRN